From Halorussus lipolyticus:
TCCGACGCGCGCTCCGCGGGCCGTCGTTCGCCACCATCTTCCAAGACCCGATGAGCAGTCTCAACCCCTCGATTACGGTCGGCGAGCAGATAGCCGAGGCGGTCGAGGTTCAGCGCCGGGCGCGGTCGAATCCGCGCTCGACTCGCTCCCGGACGCAGGGGTTCGGATTGGCCGACCTGCTGTCGAGTACGGTCCTGCCGGGTCGAAACTACGTCAGCGACGAGAGCCGCGAGGAGGCCATCGAACTCCTCGAACAGGTCGGGATTCCGGACCCCGCCGACCGGGCCGACGAGTACCCCCACCAGTTCTCCGGCGGGATGCTCCAGCGAGCGATGATAGCCCAAGCCTTGGCGGGCGAACCCGACCTGCTCATCGCGGACGAACCGACCACTGCGCTCGACGTGACGATTCAGGCCCAGATTCTGGACCTCCTGCGGGACTTGCAGGACGAGACGGGCATGAGCATCGTGATGATTACCCACAACCTCGGGGTCATCGCCCGGATGTGCGACCGGGTTGGCGTGATGTACGCCGGGGAAATCGTGGAGCGCGGCGAGTTGGAAGACGTGTTCGACAACCCGGTGCATCCCTACACGCGGGGCCTGCTCGGGTCGATTCCCGACTTGGACGAACCCTCTGCCCGCCTGCAACCCATCGAGGGCAACGTGCCAGACCTCATCGACTCGGAGATGGGCGACCGGTGTTACTTCGCCGACCGGTGTCCCAAGGCGATGGAGCAGTGTCTGAACCACCCGCCGGAGTTCGACGCCGAAACCGGGGAACCGCGCGAGGACGAGGCCACAGCGGGCGAACACGGCGTCCGGTGCGTCCTCGCCCAGCAGGAGTTCGACCCCTCGCGGGCGCTCCCCGAGGACTACTTCGACAGCGACGCCCGGCGCACTTCCAGCGGGGACAGCAGGGATTCAGCCGAGGACGAGGAGGTGAGCGCGGATGACTGACCCCCTCGTTCACGTCGAGGACTTACAGAAGTACTACTACGAGCAGGACAACCTGACCGATAGGCTCCTCGGCAAGGAACCCGAGAGCGTCCAAGCCGTGGACGGCGTGAGCTTCGAGGTCCGAGAGGGCGAGACGCTCGGACTCGTCGGCGAGTCAGGGTGTGGCAAGTCCACGACCGGCGAGACGCTCCTCAACCTCCGGGAACCCACCGGGGGCGCGGTCTACTTCGACGACGAGAACGTCTTCGAGATGGACGACCTGACCGAGTTCCGAAAGCGGTCGCAGGTCGTGTTTCAGGACCCCTTCTCCAGCCTCGACCCGCGGATGACCGCCGGCGAAATCGTCCGCGAACCCCTCGACGTTCACGGCATCGGCACGAAAGCCGAGCGCAGGGAGCGAGTCGCGGAA
This genomic window contains:
- a CDS encoding ABC transporter ATP-binding protein codes for the protein MADELLRVRNLSTRFFTEEGQVNAVESVDFDVRDGEVFGIVGESGSGKSVTALSVIDLVESPGRITSGEVWYRNPELADEVRDDDPEAVAGDYVDVRRVPENVRRALRGPSFATIFQDPMSSLNPSITVGEQIAEAVEVQRRARSNPRSTRSRTQGFGLADLLSSTVLPGRNYVSDESREEAIELLEQVGIPDPADRADEYPHQFSGGMLQRAMIAQALAGEPDLLIADEPTTALDVTIQAQILDLLRDLQDETGMSIVMITHNLGVIARMCDRVGVMYAGEIVERGELEDVFDNPVHPYTRGLLGSIPDLDEPSARLQPIEGNVPDLIDSEMGDRCYFADRCPKAMEQCLNHPPEFDAETGEPREDEATAGEHGVRCVLAQQEFDPSRALPEDYFDSDARRTSSGDSRDSAEDEEVSADD